A genome region from Dreissena polymorpha isolate Duluth1 chromosome 16, UMN_Dpol_1.0, whole genome shotgun sequence includes the following:
- the LOC127861477 gene encoding uncharacterized protein LOC127861477 isoform X2, with protein MVGCREVPPAHIMAPDNIELRNSTVDKTRIGAFSRQLIPKGLEFGPFEGRIVHDKDDPSVNQKYSWEVFDLKTLKYLHTVDATNPADGNWMRYVCCARYFEEQNIVSTQNKNHVYYKALKDITEGEELLTWFQAKKKRRKRSSASRLSLDAQDAPDTSHSAEQTDSPPASPSKQKRKRKPKIIPDSYDGPLDFELHQSRMKKSASDEFEPLQPGQKRRRRKKTVDASDSAATSNAASPLRESTSPGLEFFSENGNSLCSIKTENNDDVDSMHSLDTGKGRKSQSIAKINEGVDWDYPKSGCEYTFDLMSCHVVNQAGKKVYKCDICMGIYKHMFSLKRHYLRNHVNYEYLSKADITNCLINLAQVKHYMSSKSGWKSVKAEQSQDADSEVLNGENEKTTNVSELLEVKNKKIKFEKNGIECLVNGNVENINNANSAKDCPKSLTSDPENSLNGFTEDSNSELNSSGNSVCSDSMNNKKHDKEVDITATVGSTHHKASKKSLPGLFRCYSCYRLFNTIPEIRDHLQTHAGDGDGEMFWCGDCNMHFSLKNNWIRHLKTHRTEDKELSDDSSDEEDVAENTTKKADISPLDAAEDHSLSNFPPKLDRPKPDKLKRDPDLATSKKPDGHTLPSKHHAASVFKCGVCPVKTDSKEAIMAHVAEMHKIDSKFQCQYCGKDFLSLPNMKKHVRFHLGYRATCRECSETFSNVGSLRKHTRVNHPEVYRARLVERLEKYGVLRGPDKNALKKKVIEKVKKKKAIVKHIKDSEVSENSLISSENSNAKSQSEEKDCGKGAGVEVDVKFAADEIDEGEGRFKFSCTVCKKRFSSYLLMCRHRRKVHNNETKQRHEHLTYETIVRSASPIVDNPEEIAAFYANVSHNIATNLNCYIDGKAESLEKFVDHIKVEDYVANFQCCENGSSKVNFEQYNFPKHFIPCKTISLTETDTNVNFHCTSAGSQSLESSIEETAAKETVIESEKTACVAHKKKEETKSYCKTIDPKVNENKIDFRDKIGVNEEQTVNKSGVISNSEVETRNICALVNLGYSPDNSNLLKMGIASYGMKVLSNLVMAKKTESKNKAATNYYNLKIANGHMVNNESPAAKTFHQVQLGEYANFQDDLLAVDAVCPVIKRKREQGNQPLELDDAALQAECVRLNKSAQNELEALYAEIDNHLSDGPASVACNRPVETLSAMHSAHPRRLSQICEQALGLSPRVQQSVSVDHKNNESNSTGADRLSDDDEPAYLLRCRVNGFFKDQKADFSNAPFESPFYNYESIMFGKNGDIEHVCAVCKKHFQDFDGLLRHHWKKHPYVECSYIEVETGNEIENLHYSEPSCVGALAITEPGWDDGPKQETFRCSHCKVVFKCQSKLHTHIVHCSPIDPLYGVNKPDKTSVKTPLKKKIQRKIQSMFGNDNTAKSRLDFDAISLDSTSSSRSKSSGSLKRVFTGSRKRISVILPDSPEKEIVEPVSSVTPQKSAEPVITGYNPHRHVRRRELTELVDLLTCEGCGLKCKTIILLERHVRHCTRKEKFKTIKPLACPIIDDSEDKTKNVCFYCEKSFTYTKSLVNHFQDFCPVKKAKLDQDTITEMDRRREAAILDRIQKSEDEKQALKERELENNSKRRITWQVGRKPKRKGNAWTAGRRKSSQTDEQSPEAVDNNEDGDELSEIVSTESRSKSLNQDFKAEQRDKETKPMDDENEISAGILKVEKDEEEFDNDNEENMDDSANTNTDLNNMSLNCTVRFAVNKIRKEDLKSVQSNLFSKNHGNLLLQCVMDQNSEKDNSDEVQRKTYRKNEPDSTRIVEGKRKRERVGKVEEFLKSAFSRKRKKKDESPVSDSSDQLKVEKVQINEAEIEGVGNADKDDHMDSIGMDTNVDHKVKSEPDQIKCKKTRGRPRKNPLDKKNDEQTASAKSQVDEVDGTSTIDACETSTNGHASRPKGKRGRPKVHIDSSVSTKLQVIRNDSDEDQVVPECQVETESCSVNVKQNNDCDNIGTESVINVTGNVRNVTSDKGDGSYSAEVGSNCESEGNYTSDVHKVDNSIINICDRRESPHFQIKTTVDKNNVICNTEINLLDSSSQNNEYLVLKENHVDEKIINEEVINKRVTEYFHYESSFALNSEYENPDDEDCRSDVTKSTEPYTGSREVSPEKEIVSSNTEVTVPFHVSESDKNAESMVAIELDINSSEKAATISTYDGSNTSADNQCSNFGNNASDDKHEVSETSRRNRRTKVDEVSTEESDVGSTSASESTDNNEDDLRYPLVLSPSERVKMNKRSCKKDVDITSPVWVRRTQKTAKQKLESEIIATRNKVLNSDSIVAKERILEQLKTLSAERDALNRMAQRESSIEQFSSDSESAERVMKGKKRKQCEVSTENVNEQSSKIAKKGDSSSLTSRVKK; from the exons GGGCATTCAGTAGACAGCTAATACCTAAAGGACTGGAGTTTGGTCCATTTGAAGGCAGGATAGTACATGATAAAGATGACCCCTCTGTGAATCAGAAATATTCTTGGGAG GTGTTTGATTTGAAGACCCTTAAATACCTGCATACCGTGGATGCAACCAACCCTGCAGACGGTAACTGGATGCGCTACGTGTGCTGTGCTCGATACTTTGAGGAGCAAAATATAGTGTCAACTCAGAACAAGAACCACGTCTACTATAAGGCTTTAAAG GATATCACAGAAGGGGAGGAACTACTCACATGGTTTCAAGCAAAGAAAAAACGCAGAAAAAGAAGCTCAGCCTCCAGACTGTCCTTAG ATGCCCAGGATGCTCCTGATACCTCACATAGTGCTGAACAGACAGACTCTCCACCGGCCAGTCCTAGCAAGCAGAAACGCAAACGTAAGCCAAAAATCATACCCGATTCATATGATGGACCTTTAGACTTTGAGTTACATCAGAGCAGAATGAAGAAATCTGCCAGTGATGAGTTTGAGCCATTGCAGCCGGGGCAGAAACGTAGACGACGCAAGAAAACAGTTGATGCATCTGACTCTGCAGCTACATCGAATGCTGCCAGTCCATTGAGAGAATCCACTTCTCCGGGCTTGGAATTCTTCAGCGAAAATGGGAACTCATTGTGTTCAATTAAGACAGAGAATAACGATGATGTGGATTCAATGCATTCTCTTGATACAGGCAAAGGCAGGAAAAGCCAGTCAATCGCCAAAATAAATGAAGGTGTAGATTGGGACTATCCAAAATCTGGTTGCGAGTACACTTTTGATCTCATGAGTTGTCATGTGGTGAATCAAGCTGGAAAGAAAGTGTACAAGTGTGACATCTGTATGGGGATATACAAGCACATGTTCAGCTTGAAGAGGCACTACCTACGTAATCACGTGAACTATGAGTACCTATCAAAGGCCGATATAACGAATTGTCTTATTAACCTTGCGCAGGTGAAGCATTATATGAGTTCTAAATCTGGCTGGAAGTCAGTGAAAGCAGAACAATCTCAGGATGCAGACTCTGAAGTATTAAATGGTGAAAATGAGAAAACAACAAATGTTTCTGAACTGTTAgaagttaaaaacaaaaaaataaagtttgaaaaaaatggcaTTGAATGTTTGGTAAATGGTAACGTCGAAAATATAAATAATGCCAATTCTGCAAAGGACTGCCCTAAAAGTCTGACCTCAGATCCAGAAAATTCTCTTAATGGCTTTACAGAAGATTCCAACAGTGAACTAAACAGCAGCGGAAACTCTGTTTGTTCTGACAGTatgaacaacaaaaaacatgatAAAGAAGTGGATATCACCGCCACAGTTGGCTCAACACATCATAAAGCAAGCAAGAAATCCTTACCAGGTCTTTTTCGGTGCTATTCTTGTTACCGTCTCTTTAACACGATACCAGAAATTAGAGATCACCTTCAGACTCATgctggtgatggtgatggtgaaaTGTTTTGGTGCGGCGATTGCAACATGCACTTCTCCTTGAAGAATAACTGGATACGGCATCTGAAGACACATCGCACGGAGGACAAGGAACTGTCAGATGACTCCAGTGATGAAGAAGATGTGGCAGAAAACACGACAAAAA AAGCAGACATTAGTCCCCTTGATGCTGCAGAGGATCATTCCCTTTCGAATTTCCCGCCAAAACTTGATCGTCCTAAACCGGACAAACTTAAACGCGACCCAGATTTGGCCACATCAAAGAAACCTGATGGTCACACACTACCAAGCAAACACCATGCTGCATCTGTATTTAAGTGTGGAGTGTGTCCTGTCAAGACAGACAGCAAGGAGGCGATTATGGCCCATGTGGCAGAGATGCATAAAATAG aCAGTAAATTCCAGTGCCAGTACTGTGGAAAGGACTTCCTGTCCCTGCCTAATATGAAAAAACATGTCCGCTTTCATCTAGGCTACAGAGCAACGTGTAGAGAGTGTAGTGAGACCTTCAGTAACGTTGGTTCCCTCCGAAAGCATACGCGTGTTAACCATCCTGAGGTGTACAGGGCTAGACTAGTTGAACGCCTAGAAAAATACGGAGTTTTGCGTGGGCCGGATAAAAACGCACTGAAGAAAAAGGTTATTGAAAAAGTGAAGAAGAAAAAGGCAATTGTAAAACACATAAAGGATAGTGAAGTAAGTGAGAATTCTTTGATAAGTTCTGAAAATAGCAACGCAAAATCACAGTCTGAGGAGAAAGACTGTGGAAAAGGTGCAGGTGTTGAGGTTGATGTTAAATTTGCAGCAGATGAAATAGACGAGGGTGAAGGCCGTTTTAAGTTCTCATGCACGGTATGCAAGAAAAGGTTCAGCAGTTATTTGCTTATGTGCAGGCATAGACGAAAGGTACACAACAACGAAACTAAGCAGAGACATGAGCACTTAACATACGAAACTATCGTCAGGAGCGCATCACCCATTGTAGACAATCCTGAAGAAATTGCTGCATTTTATGCCAATGTGTCCCACAATATTGCCACAAACTTAAATTGTTATATTGACGGCAAAGCGGAGTCTCTTGAAAAGTTTGTTGATCACATAAAGGTGGAAGACTATGTAGCGAATTTCCAGTGTTGTGAAAATGGAAGTTCAAAAGTAAATTTTGAACAGTATAATTTTCCAAAGCATTTTATACCTTGTAAAACAATATCACTCACTGAAACtgatacaaatgttaattttCATTGTACTTCAGCAGGTTCTCAATCATTGGAATCGAGTATTGAAGAAACAGCTGCGAAGGAAACTGTGATTGAAAGTGAAAAGACTGCTTGTGTGGCTCACAAGAAGAAAGAAGAAACGAAAAGTTATTGTAAAACGATTGATCCCAAAGTGAATGAAAACAAGATTGATTTTAGAGATAAAATTGGTGTTAATGAAGAACAAACAGTTAACAAAAGTGGAGTTATAAGTAACAGTGAggtagaaacaagaaatatctgtgCTCTTGTGAATCTTGGATATAGTCCTGACAACAGTAATCTGCTAAAAATGGGGATTGCATCATACGGAATGAAGGTTCTGTCGAATCTCGTCATGGCCAAAAAGACTGAGTCAAAGAACAAGGCTGCAACAAATTACTACAATCTGAAAATAGCAAACGGCCATATGGTGAACAATGAATCTCCTGCAGCTAAAACTTTCCATCAG GTGCAGCTGGGGGAGTATGCTAATTTCCAAGACGACCTTCTGGCAGTGGATGCAGTCTGTCCGGTGATCAAGAGAAAGAGGGAGCAGGGTAATCAGCCCCTTGAGCTTG ATGATGCAGCACTACAGGCAGAGTGTGTGCGACTGAACAAGTCTGCTCAGAATGAGTTGGAAGCCTTGTACGCCGAAATAGACAACCACCTTTCTGACGGCCCAGCATCTGTTGCGTGTAACAGACCTGTGGAAACACTGTCAGCAATGCATTCTGCCCATCCTCGAAGGCTCAGTCAGATATGTGAACAGGCTTTGGGCTTGTCCCCTAGAGTTCAACAGAGTGTCAGTGTTGATCATAAAAATAATGAGTCTAATAGCACTGGTGCTGATAGACTGTCCGATGATGATGAACCAGCCTACCTTTTAAGGTGCCGTGTCAATGGTTTCTTTAAGGATCAGAAAGCAGACTTTTCTAATGCTCCTTTTGAAAGTCCTTTTTACAACTATGAAAGTATTATGTTTGGGAAGAACGGAGATATTGAGCATGTTTGTGCTGTTTGCAAGAAACATTTTCAGGACTTTGACGGTCTCTTACGTCATCATTGGAAGAAACATCCTTATGTCGAGTGTAGTTACATCGAGGTAGAAACTGGGAATGAGATAGAGAACCTGCACTACTCAGAGCCTTCTTGTGTAGGTGCATTGGCTATCACTGAGCCAGGGTGGGACGATGGACCTAAACAAGAAACATTCAGATGTTCCCATTGCAAAGTTGTGTTCAAATGTCAGTCAAAGCTGCATACCCACATTGTCCACTGCTCTCCCATTGATCCTCTGTATGGAGTAAATAAGCCTGATAAAACTTCAGTGAAAACACCATTGAAGAAAAAGATCCAGAGGAAAATACAGAGCATGTTTGGAAATGACAATACTGCAAAGTCTAGGCTGGACTTTGATGCAATATCATTAGACTCAACCTCTAGTTCAAGATCTAAATCATCAGGATCACTCAAGAGAGTATTCACTGGAAGTCGAAAACGAATATCAGTAATTCTTCCTGACTCTCCTGAAAAGGAAATTGTTGAACCTGTTTCATCAGTGACACCTCAAAAGTCTGCAGAACCAGTTATTACTGGTTACAATCCGCACAGACACGTAAGAAGACGAGAACTGACAGAGCTAGTGGACCTTCTTACATGTGAGGGTTGTGGTCTGAAATGCAAAACAATCATACTTCTTGAGAGACATGTGAGACACTGCACAAGGAAAGAGaagtttaaaacaattaaaccacTTGCTTGTCCAATCATTGATGACTCAGAAGATAAAACTAAAAATGTGTGTTTCTATTGTGAAAAGAGCTTCACTTACACCAAGAGTCTAGTCAATCATTTCCAGGACTTTTGTCCAGTTAAGAAAGCAAAACTGGACCAAGACACAATAACTGAAATGGACAGGCGAAGAGAGGCTGCAATTCTGGACAGAATACAAAAAAGTGAAGATGAAAAACAAGCATTGAAAGAGCGAGAGCTCGAAAACAACTCCAAGAGAAGAATCACATGGCAGGTTGGCAGAAAACCTAAAAGAAAGGGCAATGCTTGGACTGCAGGTCGTAGGAAAAGCAGTCAGACAGATGAGCAATCTCCAGAGGCAGTGGATAACAATGAAGATGGTGATGAACTCTCTGAAATTGTATCCACTGAAAGTAGAAGTAAATCTCTAAATCAAGATTTCAAGGCTGAACAAAGAGATAAAGAAACAAAGCCCATGGATGATGAGAATGAAATAAGTGCAGGGATTTTGAAGGTTGAAAAAGATGAAGAAGAATTCGATAATGATAATGAAGAAAATATGGATGACTCAGCTAATACAAATACAGATTTAAATAATATGTCTCTAAATTGTACAGTCCGTTTTGCTGTTAATAAGATCAGAAAGGAAGATCTGAAGAGTGTGCAATCAAATCTGTTTAGCAAAAATCATGGTAATCTTTTGTTGCAATGTGTTATGGATCAGAACAGTGAAAAAGACAACAGTGACGAAGTCCAGAGAAAAACGTATAGGAAAAATGAACCAGACTCCACAAGAATAGTAGAAGGAAAGAGAAAACGTGAAAGAGTTGGAAAGGTTGAAGAATTCCTGAAAAGTGCATTCAGtcgaaaaagaaaaaagaaagatgAGTCACCAGTAAGTGATTCTTCTGATCAGCTTAAAGTTGAAAAGGTTCAAATAAATGAAGCTGAAATAGAAGGTGTGGGCAATGCTGACAAAGATGATCATATGGATTCAATAGGAATGGACACAAATGTTGATCACAAAGTAAAGTCTGAACCTGaccaaataaaatgtaaaaagacAAGAGGCAGACCTAGAAAGAATCCGCTGGACAAGAAAAATGATGAACAGACAGCATCAGCAAAATCACAAGTAGATGAAGTTGATGGTACCTCAACAATAGATGCATGTGAGACATCCACTAATGGACATGCCAGTAGACCAAAAGGTAAGAGAGGTAGACCAAAGGTTCATATTGATTCATCAGTTTCAACAAAACTACAAGTAATCAGAAATGATTCAGATGAGGACCAGGTTGTGCCTGAATGTCAAGTTGAAACTGAGAGTTGCTCAGTTAATGTGAAGCAAAATAATGATTGTGATAACATCGGAACAGAAagtgtaataaatgtaacaggtAATGTCAGGAATGTTACTTCTGATAAAGGGGATGGAAGTTATTCTGCTGAAGTTGGAAGTAACTGTGAAAGTGAAGGCAACTATACAAGTGATGTTCATAAAGTAGATAATAGTATAATTAATATTTGTGACAGAAGGGAAAGTCCTCACTTCCAAATTAAAACTACGGttgataaaaataatgttatttgcaaTACAGAAATAAATCTTCTGGATTCTAGTTCTCAAAATAATGAGTACTTGGTATTAAAAGAAAatcatgttgatgaaaaaataataaacgaaGAAGTGATAAACAAACGTGTAACAGAATATTTTCACTATGAAAGTTCATTTGCTTTAAATTCTGAATATGAAAATCCTGATGATGAAGATTGTCGAAGTGATGTAACAAAAAGCACTGAGCCTTACACTGGGTCACGAGAAGTGTCTCCAGAGAAAGAAATAGTATCATCAAACACTGAAGTAACTGTTCCATTTCATGTTTCAGAATCAGACAAAAATGCAGAGAGCATGGTTGCCATTGAATTAGATATAAATTCTAGTGAAAAAGCTGCAACAATATCTACATATGATGGAAGCAATACAAGTGCAGACAATCAATGCAGTAATTTTGGAAACAATGCAAGTGATGACAAACATGAAGTTTCTGAAACATCTAGAAGGAACAGGAGAACAAAGGTCGATGAAGTTTCTACAGAGGAATCTGATGTTGGGAGCACAAGTGCCAGCGAATCCACAGATAACAATGAGGATGATCTTAGGTATCCCTTGGTCCTTAGTCCTAGTGAAAGAGTGAAAATGAACAAGCGGAGTTGTAAGAAAGATGTCGACATCACGTCACCAGTGTGGGTGAGACGAACACAGAAAACTGCAAAACAGAAACTAGAAAGTGAGATTATTGCCACCAGAAACAAAGTTCTGAACTCTGATAGTATAGTAGCAAAAGAAAGGATTCTTGAACAGTTGAAAACTTTGTCAGCCGAAAGGGATGCTCTGAACAGAATGGCTCAGAGGGAAAGCAGTATTGAACAATTCAGTTCTGATTCTGAAAGCGCAGAGAGGGTTATGAAAGGGAAAAAGAGAAAGCAGTGTGAGGTTTCCACAGAAAATGTGAAtgaacaaagttcaaaaattgccaAGAAGGGAGACAGCAGTTCCTTGACTTCTAGAgttaaaaagtga